A stretch of DNA from Cronobacter universalis NCTC 9529:
TCTTCATCGGCCACGTGCGGGTCTCCTGTCCTGAATGCCGGTGCTTACTCACCATAGTGGTTATTATCTTCGCCAGTGAGAGTATCACTCACCATAGTGGATATGTCACATGCTTATACGCGCCGATTACTCTCCACAGTGGATGTTTACTCGCTACAGTGGTTATTTGCTCTCTGTAGTGGTTGTTTTACCGGATCCTGATACAGGATCCGGTCCGTAGCTTGCCATAGTGGATAGCCGGAACGCACACGGGCATGCGTCAGTCTGTTACAGTGACCTGCAGGCAGGCAAAAAAGGCGCGCACCCGGTGTGAATAAACGTGTTGATGAGCAGGAGTAACTTCACAGGGAATACTAAAAATAGTTTCTGATACAGCACGTTATAGAGAGAGGGCCGGGATGGAAAAGGCAGACGTTTTACTCGCTACAGTGGTTGCACACCACTCTCTTCAGCCGTTATGTGTCTCACCACAGTGGATATCCGGCTCGCTTCAGTGGATGATCTGCTCGCTATAGTGGTTATAAAGTGTCGCAACGCATTGATAGCAATAAGAAATTCAGGAAAGGGATCTTTAAGGATCATATTAGGGATCTCTTTGGGATCGAAAAACTGGATCTGGCCTGTGGATAACCCTCAGAAATTAAGCATCTCCCGCCTGGATTCAGCTCTGCTCTTTTGCGCTTCCTCAAACGAACGGCTGACGCGCGTTCGTTTTTGCGGTGAGCGCTGCGATCTTTAGCAGTAACGTCTTATAACATCAGCATTTTGAGCACGCGCACATTGCCATCACATTTATGTTTACCGTCTGGCTTTTATGCTGTATTTTCGTCTAAATCAATAAATCCTGCATACAGTGAGTTTTATGATGGATAATGAGCAGCAGTTGACGAAAGTTGCCGAACGTTCTGAAAGAATGCTTCTGGGCCTGACCGAACAGATCCAGCATCAGAAAGATGAGCTTCAGGAAAACACCTTTTATCAGGTCTACGCCAAAGCGGCACTGGCCAAACTTCCCCGACTGACCCGCGCCAGCGTCGACTACGCCGTCAGTGAAATGGAAGCGAACGGTTACGTCTTTGATAAACGCGCGGCGGGCTCCTCCACCAAATATGCGATGTCCGTTCAGAATATTATCGATCTCTATCATCATCGCGGCGTGCCTAAATACCGCGACCGTCATGATGAAGCCTTTACCATTTTTGTCGGTAACCTGAAAGGCGGCGTCTCCAAAACGGTGTCCACGGTCTCGCTTGCCCATGCGCTGCGCGTACACCCTCACCTGCTGTTTGAAGATTTGCGTATCCTGGTGGTCGATCTCGATCCGCAGTCTTCCGCCACCATGTTCCTTAATCACACCCGCGCGGTCGGCACTGTCGATACCACCAGCGCGCAGGCCATGCTGCAGAACGTATCGCGTGAAGAACTGCTCGAAGAATTTATTGTGCCGTCGATTGTGCCTGGCGTGGATGTCATGCCAGCCTCCATTGAAGACGCCTTTATCGCGTCGCGCTGGGAAGAGCTTTGTGCGGAGCATCTGCCGGGCACCAGTATTTATGGCGTACTGCGGCAGAACATCATCAATAAGATTGCCGGTGACTACGACTTTATCTTTGTCGACAGCGGCCCGCATCTGGACGCGTTTCTGATGAACGCGATTG
This window harbors:
- a CDS encoding AAA family ATPase, which codes for MMDNEQQLTKVAERSERMLLGLTEQIQHQKDELQENTFYQVYAKAALAKLPRLTRASVDYAVSEMEANGYVFDKRAAGSSTKYAMSVQNIIDLYHHRGVPKYRDRHDEAFTIFVGNLKGGVSKTVSTVSLAHALRVHPHLLFEDLRILVVDLDPQSSATMFLNHTRAVGTVDTTSAQAMLQNVSREELLEEFIVPSIVPGVDVMPASIEDAFIASRWEELCAEHLPGTSIYGVLRQNIINKIAGDYDFIFVDSGPHLDAFLMNAIAASDVLFTPVPPAQVDFHSTLKYLTRLPELIALIEESGCRVRLQKNIGFMSKLLNKADHKLCHSLAKEIFGGDMLDVALPRLDGFERCGESFDTVISANPATYIGSSEALKNARAAAEDFAKAVFDRIEFIRMS